The Euryarchaeota archaeon DNA segment CCGGAAGGAAGGTCGCCTCTTCGTGTCATGGTGCCCGGAACTGGACGTTGCCAGCCAGGGCAGGACGCGTAAGCAAGCCCTCAGCAATCTCGTTGAAGCCGTTCAGTTGTACCTGGAGGACGAGGACGCGAAAACGCCTCCGGGGAAAGCCTACCTCACGACGTTCGAGATCGAGGATGGCAAGACTTCCCGTCCTGCGAGCGCGTGGGGTTTTGGCCGCGCTGCGGCGCGCCGGGTTCGAGAGAGTCGGTCAACACTGCAGTCACGTCAGGCTCAAGGGGATCGTGCGTGGCGCGACGCGGGTTGTCGTCGTTCCGAACCATCCGGAGATCGCGCCTGGAACCCTCCTATCGATCATCCGTCAATCGGGCCTCACGCGAAAAGAGTTCGAGCGGTTGCTCCGATAGACAGGCGCCCGATCCACGTCGTTCGCGGCGACGACCTCCACACGGGGATCAACACGAGCCTCAACGTGGGAGTGATGATGGCGGCTGGGGCATCGACGAGGCCGGGCGAAGTGGTCCTCTAGGGGGCGTCCGCGGGCTTTTCCTTGCCCAGGTATTCAACGTGCGCGACCCATTCGTAACTAATGTCTCGGGCAAGGACGGTCTTGTAGCTTGCCGGGCCCCCGTACCTTCCTGGCGGCAGAATCCCCATTTCCTTTGTTTCGTTGCTGCCGAATTCCACTTTCTCGCCCATCGGACCCCACGCCAACTCAAGGCGCAAGTCACCCGTGGCCGAGAATCGCGCCACTACCGTCGCCTTCAAGTAACTGTTCGTTTCCAACGTCGACCCGTCAAAATGCGTCATTAACGCGCCTGCATCGGTCGCTAGTGCCGCCCCGCCGCTGCCCGTGAAGGATCGCGGCCTTAAGCCTGTGGCATTTTCCACGCCCGTAGTCGGAGCATTTGCCACGGACGTCGATTGCTCGCCATCGGG contains these protein-coding regions:
- a CDS encoding type II toxin-antitoxin system HicA family toxin produces the protein MARLPVLRARGVLAALRRAGFERVGQHCSHVRLKGIVRGATRVVVVPNHPEIAPGTLLSIIRQSGLTRKEFERLLR